A genome region from Rissa tridactyla isolate bRisTri1 chromosome 18, bRisTri1.patW.cur.20221130, whole genome shotgun sequence includes the following:
- the LDLRAP1 gene encoding low density lipoprotein receptor adapter protein 1 isoform X5 translates to MDALKSAGRALLRSPSVHKPSWAGGRHKKLPENWTDTRETLLEGMLFSLKYMGMTLVEQPKGEELSAAAVKRIVATAKASGKKLQKVTLKVSPRGIVLNDSGTNELIENVSIYSVRLGVRKDVTSLEVSCVCRLQPSAPWPRVALPPVLGNRNAKASGAVTRVEYGGWSEQLRAGYPTARQTRSTIKCLPTLPRTSSMRTWSAMPSSVPNGKWRKQSPSPWPRPSKSRLSSGKQLRKRRRSGNGPCWKEKGQAAPARKPLPTPTHAGTSRFFV, encoded by the exons ATGGACGCGCTGAAGTCGGCGGGTCGAGCCCTCCTGCGGAGCCCCAGCGTCCACAAACCCTCCTGGGCCGGCGGCCGACACAAGA AGCTCCCGGAGAACTGGACGGACACCCGTGAGACGCTGCTGGAGGGGATGCTCTTCAGCCTCAAGTACATGGGCATGACGCTGGTGGAGCAGCCCAAGGGAGAGGAGCTTTCCGCGGCCGCCGTCAAAAGGATTGTTGCCACC gcaaaagcaagtggaaagaaactgcagaaagTGACTCTGAAAGTCTCGCCCAGAGGGATCGTGTTAAACGACAGTGGAACAAATGAGCTGATAGAGAACGTCTCCATATACAG TGTTCGGCTGGGGGTAAGGAAAGACGTGACGAGCCTGGAGGTGTCGTGTGTGTGCAGACTGCAGCCGAGTGCTCCATGGCCACGCGTGGCTTTACCGCCTGTTCTTGGCAATAGAAACGCCAAAGCATCCGGGGCGGTAACACGAGTTGAATACGGAGGGTGGTCAGAGCAGCTCCGAGCGG GATATCCTACTGCACGGCAGACAAGATCCACGATAAAGTGTTTGCCTACATTGCCCAGAACCAGCTCAATGAGAACCTGGAGTGCCATGCCTTCCTCTGTACCAAACGGAAAATG GCGCAAGCAGTCACCCTCACCGTGGCCCAGGCCTTCAAAATCGCGTTTGAGCTCTGGCAAGCAGCTAAGGAAG AGAAGGAGAAGCGGGAACGGTCCATGTTGGAAGGAGAAGGGCCAAGCAGCCCCAGCTCGGAAGCCGCTGCCCACCCCGACGCAC GCTGGCACATCTCGTTTCTTCGTGTGA
- the LDLRAP1 gene encoding low density lipoprotein receptor adapter protein 1 isoform X4, which translates to MDALKSAGRALLRSPSVHKPSWAGGRHKKLPENWTDTRETLLEGMLFSLKYMGMTLVEQPKGEELSAAAVKRIVATAKASGKKLQKVTLKVSPRGIVLNDSGTNELIENVSIYRISYCTADKIHDKVFAYIAQNQLNENLECHAFLCTKRKMAQAVTLTVAQAFKIAFELWQAAKEEKEKRERSMLEGEGPSSPSSEAAAHPDAPAATGNLLDLEDPAKSPLTSSANSPRLDNSMFGPSSSVNNNVVWFSLVLDCGCILLVRAGMASLKYPQSSGLIVS; encoded by the exons ATGGACGCGCTGAAGTCGGCGGGTCGAGCCCTCCTGCGGAGCCCCAGCGTCCACAAACCCTCCTGGGCCGGCGGCCGACACAAGA AGCTCCCGGAGAACTGGACGGACACCCGTGAGACGCTGCTGGAGGGGATGCTCTTCAGCCTCAAGTACATGGGCATGACGCTGGTGGAGCAGCCCAAGGGAGAGGAGCTTTCCGCGGCCGCCGTCAAAAGGATTGTTGCCACC gcaaaagcaagtggaaagaaactgcagaaagTGACTCTGAAAGTCTCGCCCAGAGGGATCGTGTTAAACGACAGTGGAACAAATGAGCTGATAGAGAACGTCTCCATATACAG GATATCCTACTGCACGGCAGACAAGATCCACGATAAAGTGTTTGCCTACATTGCCCAGAACCAGCTCAATGAGAACCTGGAGTGCCATGCCTTCCTCTGTACCAAACGGAAAATG GCGCAAGCAGTCACCCTCACCGTGGCCCAGGCCTTCAAAATCGCGTTTGAGCTCTGGCAAGCAGCTAAGGAAG AGAAGGAGAAGCGGGAACGGTCCATGTTGGAAGGAGAAGGGCCAAGCAGCCCCAGCTCGGAAGCCGCTGCCCACCCCGACGCAC CAGCAGCCACGGGGAACTTGCTGGATTTAGAAGATCCTGCCAAATCGCCCCTGACCAGCAGCGCGAACTCCCCGCGCTTAGATAACAGCATGTTTGGGCCCAGCTCCTCTGTAAATAACAACGTGGTGTGG TTTTCCCTTGTTCTTGATTGCGGCTGTATCTTGCTTGTGCGAGCAGGGATGGCTTCTCTAAAATATCCTCAGTCATCTGGCTTAATTGTTTCATGA
- the LDLRAP1 gene encoding low density lipoprotein receptor adapter protein 1 isoform X3 — protein MDALKSAGRALLRSPSVHKPSWAGGRHKKLPENWTDTRETLLEGMLFSLKYMGMTLVEQPKGEELSAAAVKRIVATAKASGKKLQKVTLKVSPRGIVLNDSGTNELIENVSIYRISYCTADKIHDKVFAYIAQNQLNENLECHAFLCTKRKMAQAVTLTVAQAFKIAFELWQAAKEEKEKRERSMLEGEGPSSPSSEAAAHPDAPAATGNLLDLEDPAKSPLTSSANSPRLDNSMFGPSSSVNNNVVWTGSVKDKPPRPRHGTDGAGHPERRNALACGLEQNRSHHRRER, from the exons ATGGACGCGCTGAAGTCGGCGGGTCGAGCCCTCCTGCGGAGCCCCAGCGTCCACAAACCCTCCTGGGCCGGCGGCCGACACAAGA AGCTCCCGGAGAACTGGACGGACACCCGTGAGACGCTGCTGGAGGGGATGCTCTTCAGCCTCAAGTACATGGGCATGACGCTGGTGGAGCAGCCCAAGGGAGAGGAGCTTTCCGCGGCCGCCGTCAAAAGGATTGTTGCCACC gcaaaagcaagtggaaagaaactgcagaaagTGACTCTGAAAGTCTCGCCCAGAGGGATCGTGTTAAACGACAGTGGAACAAATGAGCTGATAGAGAACGTCTCCATATACAG GATATCCTACTGCACGGCAGACAAGATCCACGATAAAGTGTTTGCCTACATTGCCCAGAACCAGCTCAATGAGAACCTGGAGTGCCATGCCTTCCTCTGTACCAAACGGAAAATG GCGCAAGCAGTCACCCTCACCGTGGCCCAGGCCTTCAAAATCGCGTTTGAGCTCTGGCAAGCAGCTAAGGAAG AGAAGGAGAAGCGGGAACGGTCCATGTTGGAAGGAGAAGGGCCAAGCAGCCCCAGCTCGGAAGCCGCTGCCCACCCCGACGCAC CAGCAGCCACGGGGAACTTGCTGGATTTAGAAGATCCTGCCAAATCGCCCCTGACCAGCAGCGCGAACTCCCCGCGCTTAGATAACAGCATGTTTGGGCCCAGCTCCTCTGTAAATAACAACGTGGTGTGG ACTGGCTCAGTCAAGGACAAACCCCCACGTCCTCGACACGGGACTGACGGCGCAGGACATCCAGAGCGCAGAAACGCTCTCGCCTGTGGACTGGAACAAAATAGATCCCACCACAGGCGAGAAAGATGA
- the LDLRAP1 gene encoding low density lipoprotein receptor adapter protein 1 isoform X7 translates to MDALKSAGRALLRSPSVHKPSWAGGRHKKLPENWTDTRETLLEGMLFSLKYMGMTLVEQPKGEELSAAAVKRIVATAKASGKKLQKVTLKVSPRGIVLNDSGTNELIENVSIYSVRLGVRKDVTSLEVSCVCRLQPSAPWPRVALPPVLGNRNAKASGAVTRVEYGGWSEQLRAVQTKQPRTARGAEPREINPLLKSRAGGITALVWKRQSRGAGAFISCLKFCPDALTAGDKAVPPGQCLCTSIPSIQLTEVSVSC, encoded by the exons ATGGACGCGCTGAAGTCGGCGGGTCGAGCCCTCCTGCGGAGCCCCAGCGTCCACAAACCCTCCTGGGCCGGCGGCCGACACAAGA AGCTCCCGGAGAACTGGACGGACACCCGTGAGACGCTGCTGGAGGGGATGCTCTTCAGCCTCAAGTACATGGGCATGACGCTGGTGGAGCAGCCCAAGGGAGAGGAGCTTTCCGCGGCCGCCGTCAAAAGGATTGTTGCCACC gcaaaagcaagtggaaagaaactgcagaaagTGACTCTGAAAGTCTCGCCCAGAGGGATCGTGTTAAACGACAGTGGAACAAATGAGCTGATAGAGAACGTCTCCATATACAG TGTTCGGCTGGGGGTAAGGAAAGACGTGACGAGCCTGGAGGTGTCGTGTGTGTGCAGACTGCAGCCGAGTGCTCCATGGCCACGCGTGGCTTTACCGCCTGTTCTTGGCAATAGAAACGCCAAAGCATCCGGGGCGGTAACACGAGTTGAATACGGAGGGTGGTCAGAGCAGCTCCGAGCGG TTCAAACTAAGCAGCCGCGTACGGCCAGGGGTGCTGAGCCCCGGGAGATAAACCCGCTGCTAAAGAGCAGAGCTGGTGGGATCACTGCGCTGGTGTGGAAGAGGCAGAGCCGTGGGGCCGGGGCTTTTATATCCTGCCTTAAATTCTGCCCGGATGCTTTAACAGCGGGGGATAAAGCTGTTCCTCCCGGTCAGTGCTTGTGTACGAGCATCCCCTCGATTCAGTTGACTGAAGTCAGCGTATCCTGTTGA
- the LDLRAP1 gene encoding low density lipoprotein receptor adapter protein 1 isoform X6, with the protein MLFSLKYMGMTLVEQPKGEELSAAAVKRIVATAKASGKKLQKVTLKVSPRGIVLNDSGTNELIENVSIYRISYCTADKIHDKVFAYIAQNQLNENLECHAFLCTKRKMAQAVTLTVAQAFKIAFELWQAAKEEKEKRERSMLEGEGPSSPSSEAAAHPDAPAATGNLLDLEDPAKSPLTSSANSPRLDNSMFGPSSSVNNNVVWEMDDGLDEAFSRLAQSRTNPHVLDTGLTAQDIQSAETLSPVDWNKIDPTTGEKDDLFMF; encoded by the exons ATGCTCTTCAGCCTCAAGTACATGGGCATGACGCTGGTGGAGCAGCCCAAGGGAGAGGAGCTTTCCGCGGCCGCCGTCAAAAGGATTGTTGCCACC gcaaaagcaagtggaaagaaactgcagaaagTGACTCTGAAAGTCTCGCCCAGAGGGATCGTGTTAAACGACAGTGGAACAAATGAGCTGATAGAGAACGTCTCCATATACAG GATATCCTACTGCACGGCAGACAAGATCCACGATAAAGTGTTTGCCTACATTGCCCAGAACCAGCTCAATGAGAACCTGGAGTGCCATGCCTTCCTCTGTACCAAACGGAAAATG GCGCAAGCAGTCACCCTCACCGTGGCCCAGGCCTTCAAAATCGCGTTTGAGCTCTGGCAAGCAGCTAAGGAAG AGAAGGAGAAGCGGGAACGGTCCATGTTGGAAGGAGAAGGGCCAAGCAGCCCCAGCTCGGAAGCCGCTGCCCACCCCGACGCAC CAGCAGCCACGGGGAACTTGCTGGATTTAGAAGATCCTGCCAAATCGCCCCTGACCAGCAGCGCGAACTCCCCGCGCTTAGATAACAGCATGTTTGGGCCCAGCTCCTCTGTAAATAACAACGTGGTGTGG GAAATGGATGATGGTCTCGACGAGGCATTTTCAAG ACTGGCTCAGTCAAGGACAAACCCCCACGTCCTCGACACGGGACTGACGGCGCAGGACATCCAGAGCGCAGAAACGCTCTCGCCTGTGGACTGGAACAAAATAGATCCCACCACAGGCGAGAAAGATGATCTCTTCATGTTTTGA
- the LDLRAP1 gene encoding low density lipoprotein receptor adapter protein 1 isoform X2 gives MDALKSAGRALLRSPSVHKPSWAGGRHKKLPENWTDTRETLLEGMLFSLKYMGMTLVEQPKGEELSAAAVKRIVATAKASGKKLQKVTLKVSPRGIVLNDSGTNELIENVSIYRISYCTADKIHDKVFAYIAQNQLNENLECHAFLCTKRKMAQAVTLTVAQAFKIAFELWQAAKEEKEKRERSMLEGEGPSSPSSEAAAHPDAPATGNLLDLEDPAKSPLTSSANSPRLDNSMFGPSSSVNNNVVWEMDDGLDEAFSRLAQSRTNPHVLDTGLTAQDIQSAETLSPVDWNKIDPTTGEKDDLFMF, from the exons ATGGACGCGCTGAAGTCGGCGGGTCGAGCCCTCCTGCGGAGCCCCAGCGTCCACAAACCCTCCTGGGCCGGCGGCCGACACAAGA AGCTCCCGGAGAACTGGACGGACACCCGTGAGACGCTGCTGGAGGGGATGCTCTTCAGCCTCAAGTACATGGGCATGACGCTGGTGGAGCAGCCCAAGGGAGAGGAGCTTTCCGCGGCCGCCGTCAAAAGGATTGTTGCCACC gcaaaagcaagtggaaagaaactgcagaaagTGACTCTGAAAGTCTCGCCCAGAGGGATCGTGTTAAACGACAGTGGAACAAATGAGCTGATAGAGAACGTCTCCATATACAG GATATCCTACTGCACGGCAGACAAGATCCACGATAAAGTGTTTGCCTACATTGCCCAGAACCAGCTCAATGAGAACCTGGAGTGCCATGCCTTCCTCTGTACCAAACGGAAAATG GCGCAAGCAGTCACCCTCACCGTGGCCCAGGCCTTCAAAATCGCGTTTGAGCTCTGGCAAGCAGCTAAGGAAG AGAAGGAGAAGCGGGAACGGTCCATGTTGGAAGGAGAAGGGCCAAGCAGCCCCAGCTCGGAAGCCGCTGCCCACCCCGACGCAC CAGCCACGGGGAACTTGCTGGATTTAGAAGATCCTGCCAAATCGCCCCTGACCAGCAGCGCGAACTCCCCGCGCTTAGATAACAGCATGTTTGGGCCCAGCTCCTCTGTAAATAACAACGTGGTGTGG GAAATGGATGATGGTCTCGACGAGGCATTTTCAAG ACTGGCTCAGTCAAGGACAAACCCCCACGTCCTCGACACGGGACTGACGGCGCAGGACATCCAGAGCGCAGAAACGCTCTCGCCTGTGGACTGGAACAAAATAGATCCCACCACAGGCGAGAAAGATGATCTCTTCATGTTTTGA
- the LDLRAP1 gene encoding low density lipoprotein receptor adapter protein 1 isoform X1 → MDALKSAGRALLRSPSVHKPSWAGGRHKKLPENWTDTRETLLEGMLFSLKYMGMTLVEQPKGEELSAAAVKRIVATAKASGKKLQKVTLKVSPRGIVLNDSGTNELIENVSIYRISYCTADKIHDKVFAYIAQNQLNENLECHAFLCTKRKMAQAVTLTVAQAFKIAFELWQAAKEEKEKRERSMLEGEGPSSPSSEAAAHPDAPAATGNLLDLEDPAKSPLTSSANSPRLDNSMFGPSSSVNNNVVWEMDDGLDEAFSRLAQSRTNPHVLDTGLTAQDIQSAETLSPVDWNKIDPTTGEKDDLFMF, encoded by the exons ATGGACGCGCTGAAGTCGGCGGGTCGAGCCCTCCTGCGGAGCCCCAGCGTCCACAAACCCTCCTGGGCCGGCGGCCGACACAAGA AGCTCCCGGAGAACTGGACGGACACCCGTGAGACGCTGCTGGAGGGGATGCTCTTCAGCCTCAAGTACATGGGCATGACGCTGGTGGAGCAGCCCAAGGGAGAGGAGCTTTCCGCGGCCGCCGTCAAAAGGATTGTTGCCACC gcaaaagcaagtggaaagaaactgcagaaagTGACTCTGAAAGTCTCGCCCAGAGGGATCGTGTTAAACGACAGTGGAACAAATGAGCTGATAGAGAACGTCTCCATATACAG GATATCCTACTGCACGGCAGACAAGATCCACGATAAAGTGTTTGCCTACATTGCCCAGAACCAGCTCAATGAGAACCTGGAGTGCCATGCCTTCCTCTGTACCAAACGGAAAATG GCGCAAGCAGTCACCCTCACCGTGGCCCAGGCCTTCAAAATCGCGTTTGAGCTCTGGCAAGCAGCTAAGGAAG AGAAGGAGAAGCGGGAACGGTCCATGTTGGAAGGAGAAGGGCCAAGCAGCCCCAGCTCGGAAGCCGCTGCCCACCCCGACGCAC CAGCAGCCACGGGGAACTTGCTGGATTTAGAAGATCCTGCCAAATCGCCCCTGACCAGCAGCGCGAACTCCCCGCGCTTAGATAACAGCATGTTTGGGCCCAGCTCCTCTGTAAATAACAACGTGGTGTGG GAAATGGATGATGGTCTCGACGAGGCATTTTCAAG ACTGGCTCAGTCAAGGACAAACCCCCACGTCCTCGACACGGGACTGACGGCGCAGGACATCCAGAGCGCAGAAACGCTCTCGCCTGTGGACTGGAACAAAATAGATCCCACCACAGGCGAGAAAGATGATCTCTTCATGTTTTGA